TCGCAAAACCTTCACTTTTAAAAATAGAGAGGAAGTTTCCAAGCACAACATTCGTTACACTAAAATCAAATATAGACTCATCACACCCTCTTCTCATCGCAAGTTGTCGCAACATATCTTCAAGGCCGAATCTTACTAACAAAATCTTCTGTTTGTTTGTTATCAATAGCTTTTTCAAACACTGTAATTTTTCACTATCAAAGAGCTCTTTTCCCTCTATACTAGGCATTATGTAAAAGTTTGTACCCTCTAGCAGTTCCAAATACTCTTGTGCATTTGTTAGTGAAAACTTTGGCAATATAAAGCCATCAACAGTGTCAATACTAGAGATTTTCAAAAGCTCTTTTAGATGGTTTTGATCTTTAGGACGTAGAAAAAGATAGAGAGATTTGCTTTGACGTTTATCAAGTAGACTCTTAACTATTTTATACGCACTTGAAAGCTCTGCTTGCTCAAGTCCATCTTCAAAATCAACCACTAATGACTTTAATTCAGGATATTTATTATGATAAAGAATTTCATTAAGGTTTTTGTGTGAAGCGGGGATAAACAGCGTCCCACCAAGTTTAAGATAGTTGATTGTTTGATTCATAAAAACATTTTACTATGACACTAAAAAAGTGTCAAGTAAAATGGTATAAGTGAGATTAGATAGGTAATACGCGGATTTTATCTGAAAGTTTCTCTTTAAGAGTACTTTCAATCGCATATAGTGTACCAGTAGCACTTGAAGCACAACCGCTACATGCACCAAGGTAACGGATATAGATATCAATATACGGATCAGCTTTTTTGATATCGATAATCTCCATATCTCCACCGTCCATAATTAGGAATTGACGAACATTCTCATCGATGATAGCATCAACAGCTTTGATCTGTTGTACTAATGTCATCTCTTCAAATTTACCGCCGCCCATAGCTTGAGCATCAGCAGCAGCTTTCATTTTTTCTTCATCCATCTCTTTACGAGTATCTGCTAAGATATCTACTAAATAGTAATCCATAGCTTCGTGTCCACCAGGCTTAATACAAGATTTACAGAATCCACCCGCTTTTGTATAGTCAGTGATCTCTTCAACAGTTTTAAGGTCGTTTAGCTTGATAACCTCTTTAAGAGTATTTAGAGATACACGTGCACATTCACAAACAATGATCTCCTCTTCAAAACTCTCTGCATCAACACCTAGATAAAGTCCTGCAGCTTTTTTGATAACATCGTAAGCCATAACCGAACAGTGCATCTTTTGTGGTGGAACTGCCGGAGTTTCCGGATCGTCACGAAGAGCCATCTCAACATCGATATTTGTAATTTTTACAGCTTCTTGTACAGTTTTACCGATACAAAGCTCAGTCATTACATCAGATGAAGCGATCGCAGTACCACAACCGAAAGATTTAAATTTAGAATCTATAATCTTATCAGTCGCTGGATCGATCTCCCAGTATAAACGTACAGCATCACCACAAGATTCCGCACCGAAGTCAGCAACAATAAGTTTGTTCCCGCGTGACTCTGCATCTGCTTCAAAGATCTCCCCTTGGTGTTGAGGATTGTTCATTAATGTCGTTACTTTATTTGAATACGCGTCCCAAAGAGACTCGCCTAACATATCAGCCTTAGCCATAATTTTCTCCTATTATTTAATTCTTATAATTTTTAATGGTGATGATGAAGTTCACACTCTTGAACTTCTCCACCTTTTGTCGGTGCTTGTTTAGCAAATGAACTTGAAATACCTCTAAGTCTTGCAACTGCATTTTTGAAATGTGAAATCACATAATCAACCTCAGCATCAGTCGTAAATCTTGAAAGAGATAAACGGATACCTGTGTGAGCAAGTTCATTGTCAGCTCCAATCGCCAGCATAACAGTATTTGCTTCTAGGTCTTCCGATGCACATGCAGAACCAGTTGAAGCTCCAATCTCACCGTTATTTAGATCCCAAAGCATACCTTCACCCTCAACACCTTTAATAGATATCAAGATAGTGTTTGGTGTACGGTTGTCTCTATTACCAACTGTAAATGTATCGCTTAACTCTAAAAGTGCATCTTCCAAGCGATCACGTTTAGCACGGATTTTAGCCATTGTCTCTTCGATATTTTCAGTAGCAAGCTCTAAAGCTTTTCCCATACCGATGATATACGGAACATTTAAAGTACCTGAGCGGCGTCCACCCATTTGTTCACCACCGTGCATTAACGGAGATAACTCTTGTGAATCTTTAATATATAATCCACCAATCCCTTTTGGTCCATGGAATTTATGTGCAGAAAACGATAAAAAGTCTACATGTACATCTTGTAAATCAACCGGAATCTTACCAACAGCCTGTACACCGTCTGTATGAAATAACACACCCTTCTCTTTACAAATTTCACCGATCTCTTTAATAGGGTTGATCATACCTGTTTCGTTTGATGCCCACATAACCGAAACTAAAGCAGTTTTGTCAGTAATGAACGATTTTACAGTATGTGCTTCAACCACACCCTCTTCATTTACCGGGAGATATGTAACTTTTACACCTTGTTCCTCTAAAAATTTACATGTAGAAAGAATCGACGGGTGCTCAACTTCAGTCGTTACGATGTGGTTTTTATCACCATTTAATACGTGATCAATCCATACAGATTGTAAAACCCAGTTATTTGATTCTGTTGCACATGATGTAAATACGATATCATCATTATCACTTGCATTGATCGCTTTATATGTTTGATTGATTGCATTCATTAGTGCCGGATGCGTAGATGAACCAAATTTATGAAGTGAGTTTGGGTTACCATACTGCTCAGAAAAGAATGGTAACATCGCTTCTACAACTTTTGGATCACACATTGTAGTAGCATTGTTGTCTAAATATACTTGCATTATTTTACCTCTTAATATTAAGAATGATTTTCATTCTTTTTAAATAAGACAATTTTTGTCCTCTTTTAGTGTTGACATCATAATAGCTTTATGGTTATGAATAGCTTAAGTAAAACTTACACCCGATTTGACTTAAGAATTAAAACAGCATATAATTTCGCCATGTGTAATTTTAATAACCTCAATGATGATACAAAAATAGTAGTCAGCATCTTTATGAAAAAGGCTGCCGAGAATGTTGGGGGTATAAACTATCTACTCTCTTTAATAGAAGCAATAAGAAATAAGGCACTGCCACTAAGCAGTACAAAAATGCAAATCGCTTCAAATAACTCTCTAATTAAATGGAATAAAGTGATTTTTAAAGACAAACTTGATCTGCTTGATAAGATCTTGGTTTTACATAGAGAATCACAAAACAGAGAATTTAACCTTTTAGATGAACCAAGTCAAAAAAAGAAAAAAAAGGTTATAAACCTTATTAAGACACTCAAACCAATCGAATTTGTTGTCACACCGCAAAATCCAAAAGATGGTGGTGGCTTTAGTTTTGGTGTTTTTGACACGATAGATTTTGATAATGATCTCGTAAAATTCAATCCTATCTTTTTAGCAATCTTTTTTTGTTCAACGGAGTTTACTAAAAAAGCTATTAAATATGAAAGCTAAATCATCTGTGTTTAAACCTCTTATGTTATAATCGCGAAATTATTTTCAAAACCAAAATCGCACTAATGCGATGAGCTTTCTGCTGAAGAAAACCTAGTGTTAACGTAGATAAAGGAATTATTTCCTTATATCGTGTCAAATAAAATACAAGGTTTCCTTCATTTTATACAATAAAATTAAGGAATAAACTATGGGACAAACCATAACTGAAAAAATATTTTCTGAACATGTTGGTAAAGAGGTATACGCAGGCGAAATCGTTCGCTCACCAATCGACATGGTTATCGGAAATGACATCACTACACCTATCTCTATCAAAGCTTTTGAAGATAGCGGTGCAGAAAAACTAGCAAATCCTGATGGATTCTCAATCGTACTTGATCACTTCATCCCTGCAAAAGATATCGCTTCAGCTAACCAAGCAAGAATATCTCGTGATTTCGCTAAAAAACATAAACTTAAAAACTTTTTTGATGAAAAAGATATGGGAATCGAGCATGCACTTTTACCTGAAAAAGGTCTTGTAGTTCCTGGTGATGTAATTATCGGTGCCGATTCACACACTTGTACACACGGTGCTCTTGGAGCATTCTCAACTGGTATGGGTTCAACTGACCTTGCATTTGCTATGATCACAGGCGGTAACTGGTTCAAAGTTCCTGAAACTATCAAAGTAAACCTAAGCGGAAAACCTGGGCAATATACTACGGGTAAAGATATCATCCTAGAGATCATCAGAATGATCGGTGTTGACGGTGCACTTTACAAAACTTTAGAGTTCACTGGTTCAACTATTCCTCACTTAAGCATGGATGACAGATTCTCTATGTGTAACATGGCTATCGAAGCTGGTGCAAAAAGTGGTATCGTTGCGCATGATGAGATCACTGCAGAATTTTTAGCAGACAAAGATTTAGCTCGCGCGCCGAAAATCCACCAAAGCGATGCGGATGCAACATATTGTATGGAACTTAACATTGAAGTTGATAAACTTGATCCTGTTATTGCATACCCGTTCTTACCGTCAAACGGTCACTCTGTTGTTCAAGCGGTAGCTGATAAAATCAAAGTTGATCAAGCATTTATCGGTTCATGTACAAATGGTCGTTTAGCAGATTTAAAAGTTGCAGCTGAGATCTTAGAGGGTAAAAAAGTACATGAAGATGTAAGACTTATCGTTACTCCTGGTACACAAAAGATCTTACGTGAAGCTACAAAACTTGGATATATTGATATAATTGTAGATGCAGGCGGTGTTGTGAGTAATCCAACTTGTGGTGCATGTCTTGGTGGTTACATGGGTATCCTAGGAGACGGCGAAGTTGCAATCTCTACAACAAATAGAAACTTCGTTGGGCGTATGGGCTCTAGAAGTTCAAAAGTATATTTAGCAAACTCTGCGGTAGCAGCAGCTTCTGCGATCACAGGATATATTACAGATCCTAGATAATAAAACTATAAGGTAAATGAGACTAAACTTTATCATACTATCGAGTTTAACTATGTTATTAAACTTATTTAAAGGGGTTCAGATGAAGAAGTTTCTATTACTTTCAGCCTTAGTTTCTAGTGTACTGCTAGCAGAACAAAAACAATATGAAATCTCTCCAATGATCGGATACGATCTGACGGAGGGCAACATTGACATTAAAAACAATGGACACTTTTTAGGTGGCTTAGAAATACAGTTCAATTCACCTAACTCAAAAATCTCTCCTGAATTTTCTATTCTTTATTCACCGAAAGCGAAATATGAAGCCAGTGGTGACTCATCTATCACTCGTGGTGCATTTAACGGTGTTTATACCTTTGATACAATAAATAACTTTGTACCCTTTGCAAAAGCAGGTATCGGTATTGAAAATGTAGGTAATGAAACTGAAGCAAATCAAGACGGCTTTTTTCTAGATGCAGGTGCAGGTGCGAAATACTTCTTCAGTGAAAACTTAGCTTTAAAAGCAGAAGCTATTTATCTTGCAAAATATGCAAACCAAAATGCAGGTCACTTTGACAGTAACTTGATAGCTATGGTTGGCTTAACCTTTGCATTTGGTGATTCAACTCAGCCACAACCAAAAGAGGAACCAAAACAAGAAGTTGTGAAAGAAGAACCAGTTGTCACTCCTGAACCAGTTGACGGTGATGATGACAACGACGGTGTTTTAAACTCCAAAGATCAGTGTCCGGCATCTCCTGCCAATGTTACAGTAGATACAAACGGCTGTGAAGTTGACAGTGATAATGATGGCATAGTCGATTCAAAAGATCAATGTCCAAAAACAAAACTAGGTGTAAAAGTTGACGAAAATGGGTGTGATATCGATACTGATAAAGACGGTGTTGTAAATGCCAAAGATATTTGTCCAAATACACCATTAGGCGCTGATGTAAATGATGAAGGTTGTCCTAAAGAGGTAACACTAAACATCAATTTTGCAACAAACTCTTCAACTATTAAAGAGTCCTCATCTGCACTTCTTGATCAATATGCAAAATTCTTAACGACATACACAAACTACAGTGCACACATAGTTGGACATACTGATGATCGCGGTGCCGCTGCATATAACAAAAAACTCTCAGAAAAAAGAGCAAATGCAGTAGTGCAAGCACTTATAGCAAAAGGTGTTGATCCTAAGCAATTAACTTCAGAGGGAATGGGCGAAGAGAAACCTGTTGCCGACAATAAAACTGCTGAAGGTCGTTCGCAAAACAGAAGAATCGAAGCACAGCTGACTAGACACTAAATGTTTGTTATTCCATGCGTCATCTTTGCAGGCGGTAAAAGTTCACGAATGGGAGAAGATAAAGCACTTCTTCCATTTGGCCCTTCACCTACCCTAACACAATACTTATATAATAAACTCTCAAAACTCTTTTGCAATGTTTATATCTCTACAAAAACAAAAGAGAAGTTTAATTTTGATGCAAATTTTATAGAAGATCAGCATCAAGAACTCTTCGCACCAACTACCGGTTTTATCTCAAGTTTTTCTCTATTAGATGCAGAGAGTTTTTTTGCAATCAGTGTAGACACCCCTTTTATAGATGAGATAATCATCCAAACCCTCCTTGAACATGACCAAGATACAAATGATGCGACAATCGCTACACTAGAGGGTAAAATGCAGCCTCTTTGCGGTATCTATCACCGCTCTTTGCTCAAGGCTTTTATTGATATGGAGAAAAACAATATCCATAAACTCGGATACCTACTAAAAAATTCCAATACAAAACTTGTCGACTTTACAGATCAAAACAAATTTTTAAACCTTAACAATAAAGAGGAATATCAAAAAGGATTGGAAATTATTAACACCTCTTTGATATAATAGTGAAAAAAGTAAAGAACTAAAATATGAACTTAACGCATTTAGATGAAAATCAAAGACCAAAGATGGTCGATGTAAGTGACAAGGACGAAACGACACGCGTAGCTGTTGCAAGCGGTATAATAGAGATGAGTCAAGAGGCATACGATGCCATCGTAAATGAAACGACAAAAAAGGGTCCGGTTCTACAAACTGCAGTGATCGCTTCAATTATGGGTGTTAAAAAAACAAGTGACCTTATCCCAATGTGTCATCCTCTAAACCTTAGTGGTATCAACTGTGATGTAGACGAGTTACCTGAGCTTCCTGGATTTAAACTGACAGTTACAGCAAAACTCAAAGGACA
Above is a window of Sulfurimonas marina DNA encoding:
- the mobA gene encoding molybdenum cofactor guanylyltransferase MobA, translated to MFVIPCVIFAGGKSSRMGEDKALLPFGPSPTLTQYLYNKLSKLFCNVYISTKTKEKFNFDANFIEDQHQELFAPTTGFISSFSLLDAESFFAISVDTPFIDEIIIQTLLEHDQDTNDATIATLEGKMQPLCGIYHRSLLKAFIDMEKNNIHKLGYLLKNSNTKLVDFTDQNKFLNLNNKEEYQKGLEIINTSLI
- a CDS encoding iron-sulfur cluster assembly scaffold protein, translated to MAKADMLGESLWDAYSNKVTTLMNNPQHQGEIFEADAESRGNKLIVADFGAESCGDAVRLYWEIDPATDKIIDSKFKSFGCGTAIASSDVMTELCIGKTVQEAVKITNIDVEMALRDDPETPAVPPQKMHCSVMAYDVIKKAAGLYLGVDAESFEEEIIVCECARVSLNTLKEVIKLNDLKTVEEITDYTKAGGFCKSCIKPGGHEAMDYYLVDILADTRKEMDEEKMKAAADAQAMGGGKFEEMTLVQQIKAVDAIIDENVRQFLIMDGGDMEIIDIKKADPYIDIYIRYLGACSGCASSATGTLYAIESTLKEKLSDKIRVLPI
- the moaC gene encoding cyclic pyranopterin monophosphate synthase MoaC; its protein translation is MNLTHLDENQRPKMVDVSDKDETTRVAVASGIIEMSQEAYDAIVNETTKKGPVLQTAVIASIMGVKKTSDLIPMCHPLNLSGINCDVDELPELPGFKLTVTAKLKGQTGVEMEALTGTSVGLLTIYDMVKAIDKGMIIRNVQLEAKSGGKSGDFKR
- a CDS encoding OmpA family protein, with protein sequence MKKFLLLSALVSSVLLAEQKQYEISPMIGYDLTEGNIDIKNNGHFLGGLEIQFNSPNSKISPEFSILYSPKAKYEASGDSSITRGAFNGVYTFDTINNFVPFAKAGIGIENVGNETEANQDGFFLDAGAGAKYFFSENLALKAEAIYLAKYANQNAGHFDSNLIAMVGLTFAFGDSTQPQPKEEPKQEVVKEEPVVTPEPVDGDDDNDGVLNSKDQCPASPANVTVDTNGCEVDSDNDGIVDSKDQCPKTKLGVKVDENGCDIDTDKDGVVNAKDICPNTPLGADVNDEGCPKEVTLNINFATNSSTIKESSSALLDQYAKFLTTYTNYSAHIVGHTDDRGAAAYNKKLSEKRANAVVQALIAKGVDPKQLTSEGMGEEKPVADNKTAEGRSQNRRIEAQLTRH
- a CDS encoding 3-isopropylmalate dehydratase large subunit — its product is MGQTITEKIFSEHVGKEVYAGEIVRSPIDMVIGNDITTPISIKAFEDSGAEKLANPDGFSIVLDHFIPAKDIASANQARISRDFAKKHKLKNFFDEKDMGIEHALLPEKGLVVPGDVIIGADSHTCTHGALGAFSTGMGSTDLAFAMITGGNWFKVPETIKVNLSGKPGQYTTGKDIILEIIRMIGVDGALYKTLEFTGSTIPHLSMDDRFSMCNMAIEAGAKSGIVAHDEITAEFLADKDLARAPKIHQSDADATYCMELNIEVDKLDPVIAYPFLPSNGHSVVQAVADKIKVDQAFIGSCTNGRLADLKVAAEILEGKKVHEDVRLIVTPGTQKILREATKLGYIDIIVDAGGVVSNPTCGACLGGYMGILGDGEVAISTTNRNFVGRMGSRSSKVYLANSAVAAASAITGYITDPR
- a CDS encoding NifS family cysteine desulfurase, which codes for MQVYLDNNATTMCDPKVVEAMLPFFSEQYGNPNSLHKFGSSTHPALMNAINQTYKAINASDNDDIVFTSCATESNNWVLQSVWIDHVLNGDKNHIVTTEVEHPSILSTCKFLEEQGVKVTYLPVNEEGVVEAHTVKSFITDKTALVSVMWASNETGMINPIKEIGEICKEKGVLFHTDGVQAVGKIPVDLQDVHVDFLSFSAHKFHGPKGIGGLYIKDSQELSPLMHGGEQMGGRRSGTLNVPYIIGMGKALELATENIEETMAKIRAKRDRLEDALLELSDTFTVGNRDNRTPNTILISIKGVEGEGMLWDLNNGEIGASTGSACASEDLEANTVMLAIGADNELAHTGIRLSLSRFTTDAEVDYVISHFKNAVARLRGISSSFAKQAPTKGGEVQECELHHHH
- a CDS encoding HpcH/HpaI aldolase/citrate lyase family protein — translated: MNQTINYLKLGGTLFIPASHKNLNEILYHNKYPELKSLVVDFEDGLEQAELSSAYKIVKSLLDKRQSKSLYLFLRPKDQNHLKELLKISSIDTVDGFILPKFSLTNAQEYLELLEGTNFYIMPSIEGKELFDSEKLQCLKKLLITNKQKILLVRFGLEDMLRQLAMRRGCDESIFDFSVTNVVLGNFLSIFKSEGFAISGGVYPCFKDEEGFKKDVLRDLKEGLFSKTIIHPNQIAVVNELYKVNESEYKEAREMQERTQVVFNQNGKMAEKHTMLGYSELVLQRAEIYGIKNR